The [Bacillus] selenitireducens MLS10 genome includes a region encoding these proteins:
- the fliW gene encoding flagellar assembly protein FliW — MQIETKYSGTTTINEQNIITFEQGIPSFEEAKRYILLPFSDEPSPFYILQSVTEPGLAFVVMTPFSFFPEYEVELSDQTLEDLAIESEEEVALFVVLTLKETLETSTANLRGPIVVNSKKQLGKQVALNHPKYHTRHTLKPLAEQREG, encoded by the coding sequence GTGCAGATCGAAACGAAGTATTCAGGAACGACAACGATAAACGAACAGAACATCATTACCTTTGAACAGGGTATTCCGAGCTTCGAAGAAGCGAAGCGCTACATCCTGCTTCCGTTCAGCGATGAACCGAGCCCGTTTTATATCCTGCAGTCGGTGACAGAACCGGGTCTTGCCTTTGTCGTGATGACGCCGTTCAGCTTCTTCCCGGAATATGAGGTGGAGCTGAGTGATCAGACGCTTGAGGATCTTGCCATTGAATCTGAGGAAGAAGTGGCACTCTTCGTCGTCCTGACATTGAAAGAGACGCTTGAAACGTCGACGGCCAATTTGAGAGGACCGATCGTCGTAAACAGCAAAAAGCAGCTCGGAAAACAGGTTGCCTTGAATCATCCGAAGTACCACACACGTCATACCCTGAAGCCGTTGGCTGAACAAAGGGAGGGGTAG
- the csrA gene encoding carbon storage regulator CsrA, with amino-acid sequence MLVLSRKVNESIKIGDDIELTVVSIDGEQVKIGINAPKNVDIHRKEVYLSIQEENTKAADTASLDILKQLSGSVKQDEKD; translated from the coding sequence ATGCTAGTCTTGTCACGTAAGGTGAATGAATCGATCAAAATTGGTGACGATATTGAGTTGACCGTGGTGTCCATCGACGGTGAACAGGTTAAGATTGGAATTAATGCCCCAAAAAACGTGGATATCCACCGGAAAGAAGTGTATTTGTCGATCCAGGAAGAGAATACAAAAGCGGCGGATACGGCATCCTTAGACATCTTGAAACAGCTTTCAGGATCAGTCAAACAGGACGAGAAAGACTGA
- a CDS encoding response regulator transcription factor gives MQRTTYHPTTPSKVLFIDRHEHLSREARTRIERTQMSRDIVIDKELPDELSDDTVVFLVLGDYSLESLDEADTLIEKISDKGIHVLLLTIQRPSPSLFPYFNKGLSGMLSKRELFDYYPFVFIGLEKEGVYLEQDLHMDLVEVLYRKKLRHQPIRRLVFRSDDIDVHLTKNEKQVLQLVLDGHNNRKIAELMFLAPSTVSTTISHLLKKLGANDRTDAMVQLIKRGWVDAVR, from the coding sequence ATGCAACGGACTACATATCACCCAACAACGCCGTCCAAGGTCCTCTTTATCGATCGCCATGAGCATCTCTCGCGGGAAGCGCGAACCCGGATTGAACGAACACAGATGAGCCGTGATATCGTTATCGATAAAGAACTCCCTGATGAACTGTCAGATGACACCGTCGTCTTTCTTGTCCTCGGTGATTATTCACTCGAATCCCTGGATGAAGCAGATACCCTGATTGAAAAGATCTCCGACAAAGGGATCCACGTTCTGTTATTAACGATTCAGCGACCGAGCCCGTCGCTCTTTCCCTACTTCAACAAAGGACTCTCCGGCATGCTCTCAAAGCGTGAACTGTTTGATTACTATCCGTTCGTCTTTATCGGTCTTGAAAAAGAAGGCGTTTACCTCGAACAGGACCTTCACATGGATCTCGTTGAAGTCCTCTATCGGAAGAAACTCCGACACCAGCCGATCCGCAGGCTCGTCTTCAGAAGTGACGACATCGACGTGCATCTGACGAAGAACGAGAAACAGGTCCTTCAGCTCGTATTGGACGGACACAACAACCGTAAGATCGCGGAACTGATGTTTCTTGCTCCGTCCACCGTCAGTACGACCATCAGCCACCTCTTAAAAAAACTCGGTGCGAATGACCGGACCGATGCCATGGTCCAGCTCATCAAACGAGGCTGGGTGGACGCTGTCAGATAA
- a CDS encoding flagellin N-terminal helical domain-containing protein has translation MIINNNIPALNTHRQMGINQNAMQNSMEKLSSGLRINRAGDDAAGLAISEKMRAQINGLDQASRNAQDGISLIQTAEGALNETHDILQRMREISVQSANDTNTDDDRAELQKELDALIEEVDRIAQNTEFNTQELLDGTYDAKEFHIGANETQSITISIGDMQAAALGIDSLSINDQASADGAIATLDAAIKDVSSERADLGAIQNRLEHTISNLDNASENLSAAESRIRDVDMASEMMEMTRANILSQASQSMLAQANQQPQSVLQLLG, from the coding sequence ATGATTATTAACAACAACATTCCAGCGTTGAATACCCACCGTCAAATGGGTATCAATCAAAATGCAATGCAAAACTCAATGGAGAAGCTTTCTTCTGGTCTTCGTATCAACCGTGCTGGAGACGATGCGGCAGGTCTTGCGATTTCTGAAAAAATGCGAGCTCAGATCAATGGTCTCGACCAGGCAAGCCGTAACGCTCAGGATGGTATTTCTTTGATCCAGACTGCGGAAGGTGCGCTAAACGAAACACACGATATCCTTCAGCGTATGCGTGAAATTTCTGTACAGTCTGCGAATGATACGAATACTGATGATGATCGTGCAGAACTTCAAAAAGAATTAGATGCTTTAATCGAAGAAGTAGACCGAATTGCTCAAAACACTGAATTCAACACACAAGAATTATTAGACGGCACATACGATGCTAAAGAATTTCATATTGGAGCCAATGAAACTCAATCAATTACAATTAGCATCGGTGATATGCAAGCAGCTGCACTTGGGATAGATAGTCTATCTATTAATGATCAAGCTTCTGCAGATGGTGCAATTGCTACGCTTGATGCGGCAATTAAAGATGTATCTTCAGAAAGAGCTGACCTAGGTGCTATACAAAATCGTTTAGAGCACACAATCTCTAACCTAGACAACGCTTCTGAAAACTTGTCTGCTGCGGAATCTCGTATCCGTGACGTTGATATGGCTTCTGAAATGATGGAAATGACTCGTGCAAACATCCTTTCTCAAGCTTCTCAGTCTATGCTTGCACAGGCGAACCAACAGCCACAGTCCGTACTGCAACTTCTTGGATAA
- a CDS encoding integrase core domain-containing protein: MMKSNKNEVNQQLILENISLRAQLAHALDQLEKSKSVKRNVTPEFKLISVFLMTLDERLNSVMTLFRPETVIRWQRELFAKHHAKRSVKKGRPCINQDTINLILKIHNDNPLWSPEKIHEQFKRLNIRPTPSPNTIAKYLPKNRKPPSEWQRQSYMTFLKNHSKDIWAADFFSVPTLTFHTLYVLVIIHHHSRQIKHIAVTTNPTAEWTVQQFRNATPYGEIPVYLIHDNDSIFRSKLFQRFLTSSGIKSKRTAIKSPWQNPYAERVIGTIKREVTDFIIPFHANHLDRLLQEYVHEYYNTHRTHQGINGQTPIPSPEYPMTDAEQTILKKKPVLNGLYYTYSKSS, from the coding sequence ATGATGAAATCAAACAAGAACGAGGTCAATCAGCAACTGATACTCGAAAATATCTCTTTACGTGCACAGCTCGCTCATGCACTTGATCAACTTGAGAAATCAAAATCGGTCAAAAGAAACGTTACTCCCGAATTCAAACTCATCAGTGTATTCCTGATGACACTGGATGAACGCCTTAACAGCGTCATGACTTTGTTCCGTCCTGAAACCGTCATTCGTTGGCAAAGAGAACTCTTTGCTAAACACCACGCAAAGCGATCAGTGAAAAAGGGACGTCCCTGTATAAATCAGGATACAATCAATTTGATTCTCAAGATTCATAATGACAACCCGCTTTGGTCACCCGAAAAGATCCATGAACAATTCAAGCGCCTGAATATACGGCCGACACCTTCACCCAATACGATAGCCAAATATCTGCCTAAAAATCGAAAGCCACCATCTGAATGGCAGCGTCAATCGTACATGACCTTCCTAAAGAATCACTCGAAAGACATCTGGGCAGCAGATTTCTTCTCCGTTCCGACACTGACATTCCACACTCTCTATGTACTCGTGATCATTCACCACCACAGCAGGCAAATTAAACATATTGCAGTAACAACAAACCCAACTGCAGAATGGACGGTCCAACAGTTCCGCAATGCAACACCCTACGGCGAGATACCGGTCTATTTGATTCACGATAATGACTCTATTTTTCGCTCAAAACTTTTCCAACGTTTCTTAACGTCATCCGGTATCAAATCAAAACGAACGGCTATCAAATCTCCATGGCAAAATCCCTACGCTGAGCGCGTTATTGGCACGATCAAACGGGAGGTTACCGATTTCATTATCCCGTTTCATGCCAATCACCTTGACCGCTTGTTGCAAGAGTATGTTCACGAATATTACAATACGCATCGAACTCACCAAGGAATCAATGGTCAAACACCAATACCATCTCCTGAATACCCAATGACTGACGCAGAACAAACGATTTTAAAGAAGAAACCGGTTCTGAATGGTCTTTACTATACGTATTCCAAGTCCTCATAG
- a CDS encoding CynX/NimT family MFS transporter — MTETQRRTAGVSALFMIGIILLSFNLRPAITSVGPIVGIIREDLGLSHWSAGLLTSLPLIAFALMSPIAPRIANRTSNEGGLLFGIIVLFAGIVVRSTSFVALLFVGMFLIGMGIAMINVLLPALIKQKYPGRIGVMTGIYTTTMSVFAALGSGLSVPLTVEAGLGWQLSLLSWGGLALIGMVVWALVMKKGPDHDRNELFEPNAMKLLGSPLAWQVTVFMGLQSFLFYVTITWLVEILVYNGFTAVTAGLFLAFMQFISLPATFYTPVLAAKLPNQKPIMVALSVSGFLGYGLLYTEPGFLGTALAVTLIGLMLGACISLALAFLGMRTSNARQAAELSGMAQAFGYSLAAFGPILIGLIYDVTQSWQPVLVTLLVLNVVMMLFGLGASRDQKVLAE; from the coding sequence ATGACGGAGACACAACGCCGCACGGCAGGCGTATCGGCACTGTTTATGATCGGAATTATTTTGCTTTCCTTTAATTTACGTCCTGCGATCACGTCAGTGGGACCGATTGTCGGCATCATCAGGGAGGATCTTGGGCTGAGTCACTGGAGTGCGGGGCTCTTGACGAGTCTGCCGCTGATTGCTTTTGCACTGATGTCGCCGATCGCACCGCGGATCGCGAACAGGACGAGTAATGAAGGCGGGCTGCTCTTCGGGATTATCGTCCTGTTTGCCGGGATCGTTGTGCGTTCAACGTCCTTTGTGGCCCTCTTGTTTGTCGGGATGTTCCTGATCGGAATGGGCATTGCGATGATCAATGTTCTCTTACCGGCACTCATCAAGCAGAAGTATCCGGGACGAATCGGGGTGATGACGGGGATCTATACGACGACGATGTCGGTCTTCGCCGCACTCGGTTCCGGGCTCAGTGTGCCGTTAACCGTGGAAGCGGGACTGGGCTGGCAGCTTTCTCTTCTCAGCTGGGGAGGACTGGCCCTCATCGGCATGGTCGTCTGGGCGCTCGTGATGAAGAAAGGTCCTGATCATGACCGCAATGAGCTGTTTGAGCCGAATGCCATGAAGCTGCTCGGTTCCCCTTTGGCCTGGCAGGTCACGGTGTTTATGGGTCTGCAGTCGTTTCTCTTTTACGTGACCATCACGTGGCTCGTGGAGATTCTCGTGTATAACGGGTTTACAGCGGTGACGGCCGGCCTGTTTTTGGCGTTTATGCAATTTATCAGCCTGCCCGCGACGTTTTACACACCGGTTCTAGCGGCGAAGCTTCCAAATCAGAAGCCGATCATGGTGGCCCTCAGCGTATCGGGTTTTCTTGGCTATGGGCTTTTGTATACGGAACCCGGCTTTTTGGGAACGGCACTGGCCGTGACGCTGATTGGACTCATGCTCGGTGCCTGCATCAGCCTGGCCTTGGCCTTTCTTGGCATGCGCACGTCCAATGCCCGTCAGGCAGCGGAACTGTCCGGTATGGCTCAGGCCTTCGGGTACTCTTTGGCGGCGTTTGGCCCGATTCTGATTGGACTCATCTATGATGTCACCCAATCCTGGCAGCCGGTGCTCGTGACGCTGTTGGTCCTGAATGTGGTGATGATGCTCTTTGGTCTCGGGGCAAGCCGGGATCAGAAGGTATTGGCGGAATGA
- the thiE gene encoding thiamine phosphate synthase, giving the protein MKTINDILKVYFIAGTTDARHMPLPDCLERAIEGGITCFQYREKGPGALTGDEKTKMGRTLRDICQKRGIPFVVNDDVALAVALEADGIHVGQEDMNASDVKSRIPDGCFLGVSVHSFKEAEAAKDAGADYFGIGPVYPTGSKADAKDAIGPAGIRIYRDAGIKMPVVAIGGITPENTPGIMKAGADGVSMISAIAGQEDPKAAARAFQHATTVRT; this is encoded by the coding sequence GTGAAGACGATTAACGATATTCTCAAGGTTTATTTTATTGCCGGGACCACCGACGCCCGGCACATGCCTCTCCCGGACTGTCTTGAGCGTGCCATCGAAGGCGGGATCACCTGCTTTCAGTACCGTGAGAAAGGACCGGGCGCTCTTACCGGTGACGAAAAAACAAAAATGGGACGCACGCTCAGAGACATTTGCCAAAAGCGCGGCATCCCTTTCGTTGTGAACGATGACGTCGCACTCGCCGTCGCACTTGAAGCCGATGGCATTCATGTCGGCCAGGAAGACATGAACGCGAGCGACGTAAAGAGCCGGATCCCCGACGGTTGTTTCCTCGGCGTATCCGTACACAGTTTCAAAGAAGCAGAAGCAGCCAAAGACGCCGGGGCGGATTATTTCGGGATCGGACCCGTCTACCCCACCGGTTCGAAAGCCGACGCCAAAGACGCCATCGGTCCTGCAGGGATCCGGATCTACCGGGACGCCGGAATCAAGATGCCCGTCGTCGCCATCGGCGGCATCACCCCGGAAAATACGCCCGGGATTATGAAAGCCGGCGCAGACGGTGTGTCGATGATCTCTGCCATCGCAGGCCAGGAAGACCCGAAAGCTGCCGCCCGTGCCTTTCAACATGCAACAACCGTCAGAACCTGA
- the thiD gene encoding bifunctional hydroxymethylpyrimidine kinase/phosphomethylpyrimidine kinase produces the protein MVKTVMTIAGSDSGGGAGIQADLKTFQELGVFGTSAITALTAQNSTGVRSIHPVPTEEVTHQIEAVADDLAPIAVKTGMLFHAPIIDAVMKSVNRYQWPHLVIDPVMVATSGARLLEDSAILRMKEGLIPLATIITPNIPEAEVLTGRSLKTKEARLDALHELAALGAKSVLLKGGHEEGADTVQDLFFDGTDIHTLTVPKIETANTHGTGCTYASAITAYLALGLPLYDAVIEAKRYIHTAIMHGFQVGSGSGPVDHAAHRTHTGEDVKIGVMNR, from the coding sequence ATGGTAAAAACCGTTATGACCATCGCCGGCTCTGACAGCGGCGGAGGCGCGGGCATTCAGGCAGATCTGAAGACCTTTCAGGAACTCGGTGTCTTCGGCACGTCTGCCATCACCGCCCTCACTGCCCAGAACAGCACCGGCGTAAGAAGCATTCATCCGGTACCCACAGAAGAAGTGACCCATCAGATCGAAGCCGTCGCCGATGATCTCGCACCGATCGCCGTCAAGACAGGCATGCTCTTTCATGCACCGATCATTGACGCCGTCATGAAGAGCGTGAACCGCTATCAGTGGCCACACCTCGTCATCGATCCTGTCATGGTCGCCACATCCGGGGCAAGACTCCTAGAAGACAGTGCCATCCTGCGGATGAAAGAGGGACTCATCCCGCTTGCCACCATCATCACACCAAATATCCCGGAAGCGGAAGTACTCACCGGGCGCTCCCTCAAAACGAAAGAAGCGCGCCTTGACGCCCTCCATGAACTCGCGGCACTCGGGGCGAAAAGTGTCCTCTTAAAAGGCGGGCATGAAGAAGGTGCCGATACCGTGCAGGATCTGTTCTTTGACGGCACGGACATCCATACCCTGACCGTACCGAAGATCGAGACGGCGAACACCCACGGCACCGGCTGCACGTATGCCTCGGCCATTACCGCCTACCTCGCTCTCGGCCTGCCCCTGTACGACGCAGTCATCGAGGCAAAGCGCTATATCCACACCGCCATTATGCACGGGTTTCAGGTCGGCAGCGGTTCCGGCCCCGTCGATCATGCGGCACACCGCACCCATACCGGCGAAGACGTCAAGATCGGGGTGATGAACCGGTGA
- the thiM gene encoding hydroxyethylthiazole kinase — MEHSAAILARIKEEPPLIHNITNLVVTNFTANGLYAIGAQPVMANAIEEVEQMASQADALILNIGTLTQDQVNAMVLAGKAANEAGTPVIFDPVGVGATAYRNETAKRLLDAVKMTAIRGNTGEIATLAGLSVNVRGVDSDATLDDPADAAKKVANAHQTIVMMTGETDVITDGTRVITCENGHHLQAKVTGTGCLLTSVTGAFIARHTDTFEAVASAAAFYGAAAEQAASTLTTPAPGSFQMAFLDALYQLKGDALTKAVKLTQTEGA, encoded by the coding sequence ATGGAACACTCAGCCGCAATCCTTGCACGCATCAAAGAAGAACCGCCGCTCATTCACAACATCACCAATCTCGTGGTGACGAATTTCACTGCGAACGGCCTCTATGCCATCGGCGCACAGCCCGTCATGGCAAACGCCATTGAAGAAGTCGAACAGATGGCAAGCCAGGCCGATGCCCTCATTCTGAACATCGGCACCTTGACGCAGGATCAGGTGAATGCCATGGTCCTCGCCGGGAAAGCCGCAAATGAAGCCGGTACCCCGGTCATCTTTGACCCTGTCGGCGTCGGTGCTACCGCGTACCGAAACGAGACGGCCAAACGCCTCCTCGACGCCGTCAAAATGACGGCGATCCGCGGCAACACCGGCGAAATCGCCACCCTCGCCGGCCTGTCCGTGAACGTCCGCGGCGTCGACAGTGACGCAACCCTTGACGATCCTGCGGACGCTGCGAAAAAGGTGGCCAATGCCCATCAGACCATCGTCATGATGACGGGCGAAACGGACGTCATCACCGATGGCACGCGCGTCATCACTTGTGAAAACGGCCACCACCTGCAGGCGAAAGTGACCGGGACAGGTTGCCTTCTCACCTCCGTTACCGGGGCTTTCATCGCCCGCCACACGGACACATTTGAAGCTGTTGCGAGTGCCGCAGCCTTTTACGGCGCCGCCGCGGAACAGGCCGCGTCAACGCTTACGACCCCTGCGCCCGGCAGCTTTCAGATGGCATTCCTCGATGCCCTGTATCAGTTGAAAGGCGATGCGTTAACAAAAGCCGTCAAACTCACACAAACAGAAGGAGCGTGA
- a CDS encoding cold-shock protein, with amino-acid sequence MTQGTVKWFNAEKGFGFIEVEGQDDVFVHFSAIQGEGFKTLDEGQTVNFDIEQGQRGPQAANVQK; translated from the coding sequence ATGACACAAGGTACAGTAAAATGGTTTAATGCAGAAAAAGGTTTCGGTTTCATCGAGGTTGAAGGCCAGGACGACGTATTCGTTCACTTCTCCGCTATCCAAGGCGAAGGCTTCAAGACTCTTGACGAAGGCCAGACAGTCAACTTCGACATCGAGCAAGGCCAGCGTGGCCCACAGGCGGCTAACGTACAGAAGTAA
- a CDS encoding YhgE/Pip domain-containing protein has product MRNVMDIFKQDVRNMRRVPLVAVLLVGLAILPSLYAWFNLSASWDPYGNTGGVSVAVVNEDKGVTVDGETVNIGSELEASLRDNEQLGWTIVENGEARKGVEQGDYYAAVKIPEDFSETLLSVLDGEPVQSTVHYVVNEKVNAIAPKMTDSGASTITREINEQFSKETSSLMFEAFDELGIQLEEELPTFRRIRDVVMDLESQMPKALSFGDTLIQVDEDWDRLDGYVDEILAFEEQFPVIEAYAEQVIVLDERLDEADVAADIVLTLEGRLPEIEAAIDDFTRMTEEIPAWSDEFEDILDRGEALPEVGEDLQAELRRMQSELPAYEKRLDEWQEELAALSDAAGDTQETLIGETKALYSELDQLKETLEGVGDHEAWDEAADAVQDVNRELSTYDARLASLEETIVTVLTYTSSIDLEGWQREIASLRSDIESVQDELSNQADAIRAGSLSEEALEGLVSSLDPLLSSVGDWSDVLESEEELIERLIQEAATVIAGEIASLEEELVEDVMKGFVTGLDAFMTDVDKTLSALLRELDETDPEEFDEAFAERIETFSDRLTPAVAILEEAESVLEALMVFDPEGELEDGLGEIRSVRTSIAALTDELTALEERLSADAYPGEEAVLALIRAIDGAKEDVAKANDWLSDEAPAVLDGIEHEIEETLDAMRTRIGQADDLLRDLDEGAERMLMHYREGLDTARGAVGPLSDAEDQLKALADELNRLYPEVERQITRMAGFADEDLPRIQRQVAALSERIRTDLPEWQSSYEELADWLDAEWDEIGTSVATLADFARDDLRLMEEQVREVSESVREIEEDERIQEVIDILRNDLAEEEAFFASPVVLSEEQLFPIPNYGSANVPFYTPLALWVGALLLSNLVTTNLHEKDRKAHYSLRDIYFGRGILFMIVAVMQGLIVSFGNLFFLGVYAAHPGWMVVFSVIIAVVFMTIVYTLASILGNIGKALAIVFLVLQLSGGGGTFPIEVTPPFFQAIHPYLPFTYAINLLREAVGGMLMPNVLTNLMMLGFFWLLAMVVGMLLKPLLAKRIEETYNKSKSSRLVE; this is encoded by the coding sequence ATGCGAAACGTCATGGACATCTTTAAACAGGATGTACGGAATATGCGGCGGGTGCCGCTGGTTGCTGTTCTGCTGGTGGGGCTTGCGATCCTGCCGTCATTGTATGCGTGGTTTAATCTGAGTGCGTCTTGGGATCCTTACGGCAATACAGGCGGTGTCAGTGTCGCCGTGGTCAATGAGGACAAGGGAGTCACCGTCGACGGGGAGACTGTGAACATCGGCAGTGAACTCGAAGCGTCCCTTCGGGATAATGAGCAGCTCGGCTGGACGATCGTTGAGAACGGCGAAGCACGAAAGGGTGTCGAACAGGGAGACTACTACGCGGCGGTTAAGATCCCCGAGGATTTCTCCGAGACGCTGTTGTCGGTTCTCGACGGTGAACCGGTCCAGTCGACTGTCCACTACGTCGTCAACGAGAAGGTGAATGCCATCGCCCCGAAGATGACCGACAGCGGGGCCTCGACCATCACACGAGAAATCAATGAGCAGTTCTCAAAGGAAACGTCGAGCCTGATGTTTGAAGCCTTTGATGAGCTCGGCATCCAGCTTGAAGAAGAGCTCCCGACGTTCCGGAGGATCCGCGACGTGGTCATGGATCTCGAAAGCCAAATGCCCAAGGCCCTCTCCTTCGGTGATACGCTGATTCAGGTAGACGAGGACTGGGATCGTCTCGACGGGTATGTGGATGAGATTCTCGCTTTTGAAGAGCAGTTTCCGGTGATTGAAGCATATGCAGAACAGGTTATTGTTTTGGATGAACGTCTTGATGAAGCGGACGTGGCCGCGGATATCGTCCTCACCCTTGAGGGCCGGCTCCCGGAGATCGAGGCGGCCATTGACGATTTCACAAGGATGACAGAAGAGATACCGGCATGGTCCGACGAGTTTGAGGACATACTTGACCGGGGAGAAGCGCTGCCGGAAGTGGGAGAAGACCTGCAAGCAGAGCTTCGGCGCATGCAAAGTGAGTTGCCGGCGTATGAGAAGCGTTTGGATGAATGGCAAGAAGAGCTCGCGGCACTGAGCGATGCGGCGGGGGACACACAGGAGACACTGATCGGGGAAACAAAAGCGCTCTACAGTGAACTCGATCAGCTAAAGGAGACTCTCGAGGGCGTCGGGGATCACGAGGCATGGGACGAAGCGGCGGACGCGGTCCAAGACGTGAACCGTGAGCTCAGTACCTATGATGCCCGCCTGGCCTCCCTCGAAGAAACGATCGTGACGGTGCTTACGTATACCTCTTCAATTGATCTTGAAGGGTGGCAAAGAGAGATTGCTTCGCTCCGGTCTGATATAGAGTCGGTTCAGGACGAACTGTCCAATCAGGCAGACGCGATCCGGGCAGGATCGCTCTCCGAAGAAGCACTTGAAGGTCTCGTATCCAGTCTTGATCCCCTTCTGAGCAGTGTGGGTGACTGGTCCGATGTCCTTGAGAGTGAAGAGGAGCTCATTGAAAGGCTCATTCAAGAGGCGGCGACAGTGATCGCCGGGGAGATCGCGTCTCTTGAAGAAGAGCTTGTGGAAGACGTGATGAAAGGGTTCGTTACGGGCCTTGATGCGTTCATGACCGATGTGGACAAGACGCTCTCGGCGCTCTTGCGTGAGCTTGACGAGACGGATCCGGAGGAGTTCGATGAGGCATTTGCCGAGAGGATCGAAACGTTTTCTGACCGACTGACACCGGCTGTGGCAATCCTTGAAGAAGCGGAATCCGTCCTCGAAGCCTTGATGGTCTTTGATCCTGAAGGAGAGCTTGAGGACGGACTCGGTGAGATTCGTTCCGTACGGACGTCGATTGCGGCGCTCACAGACGAACTAACTGCGCTTGAAGAGCGGCTGTCGGCCGATGCCTACCCCGGTGAAGAAGCGGTACTCGCCCTCATCCGAGCCATTGACGGGGCAAAGGAAGATGTGGCAAAGGCGAATGACTGGCTTTCGGATGAGGCCCCGGCTGTTCTTGACGGGATCGAACATGAAATAGAAGAGACCTTGGACGCGATGAGGACGAGGATCGGTCAGGCTGACGATCTTTTACGTGATCTCGATGAAGGGGCAGAACGGATGCTCATGCACTACCGGGAGGGTCTCGACACCGCAAGAGGAGCGGTTGGTCCACTCTCGGATGCGGAAGATCAGCTAAAGGCCCTTGCCGATGAACTGAACCGCCTCTATCCGGAAGTGGAACGTCAGATCACGCGTATGGCCGGCTTTGCAGACGAGGATTTGCCGAGGATTCAACGTCAGGTGGCGGCTCTCTCTGAGCGGATCCGGACGGATCTGCCTGAATGGCAGTCATCATATGAGGAGTTGGCGGACTGGCTTGACGCCGAATGGGACGAGATCGGCACGTCAGTAGCGACGCTCGCCGACTTTGCCCGGGACGATCTTCGTCTCATGGAAGAACAGGTCAGAGAGGTATCAGAGTCGGTTCGTGAGATTGAGGAGGACGAACGGATTCAGGAAGTGATCGACATTCTCCGCAATGATCTCGCGGAAGAAGAGGCGTTCTTCGCGTCCCCTGTCGTCCTCAGTGAAGAACAGCTCTTTCCGATACCGAACTACGGCTCGGCGAATGTGCCCTTCTACACGCCGCTCGCCCTCTGGGTCGGGGCGCTCCTTCTCAGTAATCTCGTGACGACGAACCTGCATGAGAAAGACCGAAAGGCACACTATTCGCTTCGGGACATCTACTTTGGCCGGGGGATTCTGTTTATGATTGTCGCCGTGATGCAGGGACTCATCGTTTCGTTCGGGAACCTGTTTTTCCTTGGGGTCTATGCGGCACATCCCGGATGGATGGTCGTGTTCTCCGTCATCATTGCCGTTGTATTCATGACGATTGTCTACACGCTCGCGTCGATTCTCGGCAATATCGGCAAGGCCCTTGCGATTGTGTTTCTCGTCTTGCAGCTCTCAGGGGGCGGGGGTACGTTTCCGATCGAAGTGACGCCGCCGTTCTTTCAGGCGATTCATCCGTATTTGCCGTTCACCTATGCGATCAACCTCCTCCGTGAAGCCGTGGGCGGGATGCTGATGCCGAACGTGCTGACAAATCTGATGATGCTCGGCTTCTTCTGGCTGTTGGCCATGGTCGTCGGGATGCTGTTAAAGCCGCTTCTTGCCAAACGGATTGAAGAAACGTACAACAAGAGCAAGTCGAGTCGCCTCGTCGAATAA